The following are from one region of the Erwinia billingiae Eb661 genome:
- the ampD gene encoding 1,6-anhydro-N-acetylmuramyl-L-alanine amidase AmpD, with protein MQLHEGWIHGVKRVHSPHFNERPDNETPSLLVIHNISLPPGEFGGPWIDALFTGTLDPHAHPYFADIAQLRVSAHCLIRRDGEIVQYVPFHLRAWHAGVSTYQGREACNDFSIGIELEGTDSLPYTDAQYQALEELTALLIAHYPGIAEHITGHSDIAPVRKTDPGPAFDWTRFWDALGSRPDAPVQE; from the coding sequence ATGCAGTTGCACGAGGGTTGGATCCACGGAGTGAAGCGGGTTCACTCGCCGCATTTCAATGAGCGTCCGGATAATGAAACGCCGTCGCTGTTGGTGATCCACAATATCAGCCTGCCTCCCGGTGAGTTTGGCGGTCCGTGGATCGATGCGTTATTCACCGGGACCTTAGATCCCCACGCCCATCCCTATTTTGCCGATATCGCCCAGCTGCGGGTTTCCGCGCACTGCCTGATCCGCCGCGATGGTGAAATCGTGCAGTACGTTCCTTTCCACCTTCGCGCATGGCACGCTGGCGTATCGACCTATCAGGGCCGTGAAGCCTGCAATGACTTTTCCATTGGCATCGAACTCGAAGGGACGGACAGCCTGCCCTACACCGATGCGCAGTATCAGGCGCTGGAAGAACTCACCGCGCTGCTTATCGCTCATTATCCCGGAATAGCCGAGCACATCACCGGGCACAGTGATATTGCGCCGGTACGAAAAACCGATCCGGGTCCGGCTTTTGACTGGACAAGATTTTGGGACGCGCTGGGCAGCCGCCCGGACGCCCCAGTACAGGAGTAA
- the zapD gene encoding cell division protein ZapD: MSTTILFEYPLNEKMRTWLRIEFLISQLESSRTITDPLGALTFFRNAAELLDVFERGELRTDIVKELEKQQQKLRAWADVPGVDMELIDTLRDKLKACSGTLMAAPRMGQLMREDRLIGLVRQRLSIPGGCCSFDLPTLHIWLHVAQEQRDAQVAVWMESLMPIREALTQILDLIRQSGEFRTQTSVNGFFQDNGEGAELLRLQLSLDDSLYPQVSGHKSRYAIRFLPLDSERGEVPARLDFELACC, encoded by the coding sequence ATGAGCACAACGATTCTATTTGAGTACCCACTGAACGAAAAAATGCGCACCTGGCTAAGAATCGAGTTTTTAATCAGCCAGTTAGAGAGCAGCCGAACCATCACCGATCCTCTTGGAGCACTGACCTTTTTCCGTAACGCGGCCGAACTGCTTGATGTGTTTGAACGCGGCGAATTACGCACTGATATTGTGAAAGAGCTGGAAAAACAGCAGCAGAAATTGCGCGCCTGGGCGGATGTGCCGGGTGTGGATATGGAACTGATCGATACGCTGCGCGACAAGCTTAAAGCCTGTTCCGGCACGCTGATGGCCGCCCCACGAATGGGTCAGCTGATGCGTGAAGATCGTCTGATTGGCCTGGTACGCCAGCGGCTGAGTATTCCCGGCGGCTGTTGCAGCTTCGATCTGCCGACTCTGCATATCTGGCTACATGTCGCACAGGAACAGCGTGATGCCCAGGTTGCGGTCTGGATGGAGTCGCTGATGCCCATCCGCGAAGCGCTGACCCAAATTCTGGATTTGATCCGTCAGTCTGGTGAGTTCCGCACGCAAACCAGCGTCAACGGTTTTTTCCAGGACAACGGCGAAGGTGCCGAGCTCCTTCGGCTTCAGCTTTCGCTGGATGATTCCCTATACCCGCAGGTTTCCGGTCACAAAAGCCGCTATGCAATTCGTTTTCTGCCATTAGACAGTGAACGCGGTGAAGTGCCGGCACGCCTCGATTTTGAACTTGCCTGTTGTTAA
- a CDS encoding GMP reductase, with amino-acid sequence MRIEEDIKLGFKDVLIRPKRSTLKSRSQVELTRQFTFKHSGVAWSGVPIIAANMDTVGTFTMAEALASFDMLTAVHKHYSVEQWQQFVSRVPENVLKHVMVSTGTSDADFIKMKQILALSPLLNFICIDVANGYSEHFVEFLQRAREACPGKTICAGNVVTGEMVEELILSGADIVKVGIGPGSVCTTRVKTGVGYPQLSAVIECADAAHGLGGQIVSDGGCSMPGDVAKAFGGGADFVMLGGMLAAHEECEGTLVEEEGEAFMLFYGMSSESAMKRHVGGVAGYRAAEGKTVKIPFRGPVDNTVRDILGGLRSACTYVGAEHLKELTKRTTFIRVNEQENRVFNR; translated from the coding sequence ATGCGTATTGAAGAAGATATTAAATTAGGCTTTAAAGATGTCCTTATCCGGCCAAAGCGTTCCACGCTGAAAAGCCGCTCTCAGGTAGAACTTACCCGTCAATTTACCTTCAAACATTCCGGTGTTGCCTGGTCAGGTGTGCCGATCATTGCTGCCAATATGGATACCGTGGGCACCTTTACCATGGCCGAAGCGCTGGCGTCCTTTGATATGCTCACCGCGGTGCATAAACATTATAGTGTTGAGCAATGGCAGCAGTTCGTCTCCCGTGTGCCTGAAAATGTGCTGAAGCATGTGATGGTCTCTACCGGCACTTCCGATGCCGACTTCATCAAGATGAAGCAGATTCTGGCGCTTTCGCCACTGCTGAATTTCATCTGTATCGATGTGGCTAACGGCTACTCCGAACATTTCGTAGAGTTCCTGCAGCGCGCCCGTGAAGCCTGTCCGGGCAAAACCATCTGTGCGGGCAATGTGGTGACCGGGGAAATGGTTGAAGAACTGATCCTCTCTGGCGCAGACATTGTCAAAGTGGGCATTGGTCCGGGTTCAGTTTGCACCACCCGGGTTAAAACGGGCGTGGGCTATCCGCAGCTTTCTGCGGTGATTGAGTGTGCCGATGCGGCGCATGGCCTCGGCGGGCAAATTGTCAGCGATGGCGGCTGTTCTATGCCAGGCGATGTGGCAAAAGCGTTCGGCGGCGGGGCTGATTTTGTGATGCTGGGCGGTATGCTGGCAGCCCATGAAGAGTGCGAGGGCACGCTGGTGGAAGAAGAGGGCGAAGCGTTTATGCTGTTCTACGGCATGAGCTCCGAATCTGCGATGAAGCGCCATGTTGGCGGCGTGGCGGGTTATCGCGCAGCGGAAGGTAAAACCGTTAAGATCCCCTTCCGTGGCCCGGTCGACAACACCGTGCGCGATATCCTTGGCGGCCTGCGTTCAGCCTGTACCTATGTCGGTGCTGAGCATCTGAAAGAGCTGACCAAGCGCACCACCTTTATTCGGGTTAACGAGCAGGAAAACCGCGTATTTAACCGCTAG
- a CDS encoding prepilin peptidase: MMVEALQGSGQLWASGVWLTTGLIGAMMGSLVWLLSGWLPAKIRGVSFEISRENIPGFWLLPTLCCGISLLVAAVLPARLLPASLLLSWILLALIVIDLRYLLLPDVLTLALLWLGLLGNVAGVISSALLTEAVLGAAAGFTVLALLSYGYRMVCKKEGLGLGDAKLLAALGAWLGVYWLPILVLMASLASLIALGIMQWVSGRPLRDPFPFGAALAVSGWLLFICNPVVA, from the coding sequence ATGATGGTGGAGGCATTACAGGGATCGGGGCAGTTATGGGCAAGTGGCGTCTGGCTAACGACAGGCCTTATCGGCGCGATGATGGGCAGCCTGGTCTGGCTACTGAGTGGCTGGTTGCCCGCTAAGATACGGGGTGTGTCCTTCGAGATCAGCCGTGAAAATATTCCCGGCTTCTGGCTGCTGCCAACGCTCTGTTGCGGCATTTCATTGCTGGTAGCCGCAGTGCTCCCCGCCCGTCTGCTGCCCGCTTCCCTGTTGTTAAGCTGGATACTGCTGGCGTTGATCGTTATCGACCTGCGCTATCTGCTGCTTCCCGATGTACTGACCCTTGCACTGCTGTGGCTGGGATTGCTGGGCAACGTCGCAGGCGTGATTTCCTCAGCGCTTCTCACCGAGGCGGTGCTTGGCGCGGCGGCTGGCTTTACGGTGCTGGCGCTACTTTCATATGGCTACCGGATGGTCTGCAAAAAAGAAGGACTGGGGCTGGGAGATGCGAAGCTGCTTGCCGCACTGGGTGCCTGGCTCGGGGTGTACTGGCTGCCCATACTGGTGCTGATGGCCTCGCTCGCCTCGCTAATTGCTTTAGGCATAATGCAGTGGGTATCAGGACGTCCATTGCGCGATCCCTTTCCATTTGGCGCGGCGCTGGCAGTTAGCGGCTGGTTATTGTTTATCTGCAACCCTGTTGTGGCATAA
- the mutT gene encoding 8-oxo-dGTP diphosphatase MutT, with protein sequence MKQLQVAVGIIRDQNQNIFLARRSASSHMANMWEFPGGKIEAGETPEEALKRELHEETGIEVENAVAYGSGEHGDSSFHVTLHFFIVDRWQGEPYGREGQPQRWVPQRELVADEFPPANAAIVRRLLAEVL encoded by the coding sequence ATGAAGCAGCTGCAAGTGGCGGTAGGTATTATCCGCGATCAAAACCAGAATATTTTCCTCGCACGGCGTTCAGCCAGCTCGCATATGGCGAACATGTGGGAGTTCCCGGGTGGCAAAATTGAAGCAGGTGAAACGCCTGAAGAGGCGCTGAAGCGTGAGCTGCATGAAGAGACGGGCATTGAGGTTGAAAACGCCGTGGCGTATGGCTCAGGTGAGCATGGCGACAGCAGTTTCCACGTGACGCTACACTTCTTTATTGTCGATCGCTGGCAGGGAGAACCCTATGGCCGCGAAGGGCAACCGCAGCGCTGGGTACCGCAACGGGAATTGGTGGCGGATGAATTTCCTCCCGCCAACGCCGCAATCGTTCGTCGACTGCTGGCCGAAGTGCTTTAA
- a CDS encoding RNA polymerase sigma factor, translating into MTDDVIDSQVLLLQAVGRGDRRAFEQLYRQLSPYLFAIALRMLRRRGWAEEVLHDTMLAIWQRAASYDPLLSAPKTWMTTLIRHRAIDYLRLKGNQASPLDTLDIDTLNEDYTEGLSCTFADGLPSTSEARRLADCLDHLPGEQRQSVMLAYYQGLSHSEISEHLQQPAGTVKSWIRRALAHLKECVGI; encoded by the coding sequence ATGACAGACGATGTTATCGACAGTCAGGTTCTTTTACTGCAAGCGGTCGGCCGGGGTGACAGGCGGGCGTTTGAACAGCTCTATCGCCAACTTTCCCCTTATCTTTTCGCCATCGCCTTGCGCATGCTTCGGCGGCGCGGCTGGGCCGAAGAGGTGCTGCATGACACGATGCTGGCCATCTGGCAGCGCGCCGCCAGCTATGATCCGCTGCTGAGTGCACCAAAGACCTGGATGACCACGCTTATCCGCCATCGGGCCATTGATTATCTTCGGCTGAAGGGCAACCAGGCCTCTCCGCTGGATACGCTGGATATCGACACGCTGAACGAAGATTACACTGAGGGACTCTCCTGCACCTTTGCGGACGGTTTACCCTCGACCTCTGAAGCCCGCAGATTAGCGGACTGCCTGGATCATCTTCCGGGAGAACAACGACAAAGTGTGATGCTGGCCTATTATCAGGGCCTGTCGCACAGCGAAATTTCTGAGCACCTGCAGCAACCGGCTGGCACCGTTAAAAGCTGGATCCGTCGCGCATTGGCCCATTTGAAAGAGTGTGTGGGAATATGA
- the yacG gene encoding DNA gyrase inhibitor YacG, with the protein MNKDDVIVVNCPTCAKEVIWDELSPWRPFCCKRCQLIDLGEWAAEEKRIASNDQHSESEGWSEHDPNHD; encoded by the coding sequence ATGAATAAAGATGATGTGATAGTTGTTAACTGCCCGACCTGTGCGAAAGAGGTGATTTGGGATGAACTGAGTCCGTGGCGGCCATTTTGCTGCAAACGCTGCCAGTTAATCGACCTTGGGGAATGGGCTGCGGAAGAAAAGCGTATTGCCAGTAATGACCAGCATTCAGAAAGTGAAGGCTGGAGCGAGCACGACCCAAACCACGATTAA
- the coaE gene encoding dephospho-CoA kinase (Dephospho-CoA kinase (CoaE) performs the final step in coenzyme A biosynthesis.) — protein sequence MRYTVALTGGIGSGKTTIANAFADRGVDIVDADVIARQVVEPGQPALAAIRQRFGADVMQSDGSLDRKALRQRIFTSGEDKTWLNALLHPLIQAETRRQLALTHSVWCLWVVPLLVENNLQHLANRVLVVDVDRETQLRRTIARDGISREQAEHILAAQVSREQRLAVADDIIDNGGSPESVTARVALLDQQYRQLAGAIDQD from the coding sequence ATGCGCTATACTGTTGCGCTGACCGGTGGCATCGGCAGCGGAAAAACCACCATTGCCAACGCCTTTGCCGACAGAGGTGTGGATATCGTCGATGCTGATGTGATTGCCCGTCAGGTCGTCGAGCCAGGCCAGCCAGCGCTTGCCGCGATCCGCCAGCGATTTGGCGCAGACGTGATGCAAAGTGATGGCAGCCTCGATCGTAAAGCGCTGCGTCAGCGCATTTTCACCTCGGGGGAGGATAAAACCTGGCTCAACGCCCTGCTCCATCCCCTTATTCAGGCAGAAACACGCCGCCAGCTCGCGCTAACTCACTCCGTTTGGTGTTTGTGGGTCGTGCCGCTCCTGGTTGAAAATAATCTTCAGCATCTGGCGAACCGGGTGCTGGTCGTCGACGTGGATCGTGAGACCCAGTTAAGACGCACCATCGCCAGGGATGGTATCAGCCGCGAACAGGCGGAACATATTCTGGCTGCCCAGGTATCGCGCGAACAGCGCCTTGCGGTAGCAGACGACATTATTGATAACGGCGGGTCACCCGAGTCGGTGACCGCGCGCGTTGCCCTGCTTGACCAGCAATATCGCCAGCTGGCCGGGGCCATTGACCAGGATTAA
- the gspE gene encoding type II secretion system protein GspE, with amino-acid sequence MLESTQRAVEALCQRHHAVIVSFTAERLQLAMATLPEEELLASLRFATHCALDIECWPEARLEQFRQQQKNAPSQQPTAATDRGAPDKIQQLLLLAVQRRASDIHLEPQAGSLRVRLRVDGVLQTLSGNEQDNAAALLARLKILASLDITERRTPQDGQFTVELNGNPASFRLSTLPTQFGEKAVIRLLQSEPQAVALDKLGMPPALLKIYCQALARPQGLILVTGPTGSGKTFTLYSGLNSLNTPQRNLCSVEDPIEIPLAGINQTQIHPKAGLDFNLVLRALLRQDPDVIMLGEIRDRETAETAVKAAQTGHLVLSTLHTNSTLETLTRLGQIGIPGYLLASALKLIVAQRLVRRLCPHCRQKSEAVAHFPPAIWPGTVQNWQAPGCERCYSGFYGRLALFEMLPITARLQNAIAANSTAEQLEMIARQHGRNSLFIEGLHCVNRGDTTLEELNRIVGNNDG; translated from the coding sequence ATCCTCGAATCTACCCAACGTGCCGTAGAAGCACTTTGCCAACGCCATCACGCGGTGATCGTCAGTTTTACCGCCGAGCGGTTGCAGCTGGCGATGGCGACCCTGCCGGAAGAGGAGCTGCTCGCATCCCTGCGTTTTGCCACCCACTGTGCGCTGGACATTGAATGCTGGCCGGAGGCACGCCTTGAGCAGTTTCGACAGCAGCAGAAAAACGCCCCTTCTCAGCAACCCACCGCCGCAACCGATCGCGGCGCGCCAGATAAAATCCAGCAACTGTTACTGCTGGCCGTGCAGCGGCGCGCGTCGGATATTCATCTTGAACCGCAGGCCGGTTCGTTAAGGGTCCGCTTACGTGTCGATGGCGTGCTGCAAACCCTCTCCGGCAATGAACAGGATAACGCCGCAGCCTTGCTGGCACGGCTGAAAATATTGGCCAGTCTGGACATTACCGAACGCCGGACGCCCCAGGATGGCCAGTTTACCGTTGAGCTGAACGGTAACCCGGCGTCGTTCCGCCTCTCGACGTTGCCCACACAGTTTGGCGAAAAGGCCGTTATCAGGCTGCTGCAAAGCGAGCCGCAGGCGGTGGCGCTGGATAAGTTAGGCATGCCGCCTGCCCTGCTTAAGATTTATTGCCAGGCACTGGCGCGACCGCAGGGTTTGATTCTGGTGACGGGACCGACGGGCAGCGGGAAAACGTTCACGCTTTATAGCGGCTTAAATTCGCTGAACACGCCACAGCGTAATTTATGCAGCGTCGAAGACCCGATTGAGATCCCGCTGGCCGGGATAAACCAGACCCAGATCCACCCGAAAGCCGGGCTGGACTTCAACCTGGTGCTACGCGCCCTGCTGCGCCAGGATCCGGACGTGATTATGCTGGGCGAGATCCGCGATCGGGAAACGGCAGAAACGGCGGTGAAGGCTGCGCAAACCGGTCACCTGGTGCTGTCGACACTGCATACCAACTCCACTCTGGAAACCTTAACCCGCCTTGGACAGATTGGCATTCCAGGTTACCTGCTCGCTTCAGCCCTAAAGCTGATTGTCGCCCAGCGGCTGGTGCGTCGTCTTTGCCCGCACTGCCGGCAGAAAAGCGAGGCTGTCGCCCACTTCCCGCCCGCTATCTGGCCCGGCACCGTGCAAAACTGGCAGGCACCGGGTTGTGAGCGTTGCTACTCGGGCTTTTATGGCAGGCTGGCACTGTTCGAGATGCTGCCGATCACCGCGCGGCTGCAAAATGCGATTGCCGCTAACAGCACGGCAGAGCAGCTTGAAATGATTGCCCGCCAGCATGGAAGAAACTCGCTGTTTATCGAAGGACTGCATTGCGTCAATCGTGGCGACACTACCCTTGAGGAACTGAACAGGATCGTCGGCAACAATGATGGCTGA
- a CDS encoding anti-sigma factor, with amino-acid sequence MKTTSQYDSALAAEYALGTLRGPARQQFERRLQQEPALQEEVSRWQTMLGHMDHAVQPVVPSADVWQKILRDLPAEKRARMPFRWHYLGWALAASFAGALIVNINQQPASLQAVAVLNSSGSQQGSWVVALNQARSELTLQAINASALPAKQSLELWLIPPGQKPQSLGLVDPTRITRIALNSNRLSDLPLLAISLEPQGGSPTGQPTGPVVFSGKVSSI; translated from the coding sequence ATGAAAACAACAAGCCAATACGATTCGGCCCTCGCTGCAGAATATGCCCTCGGCACCTTACGCGGCCCCGCGCGCCAGCAGTTCGAACGCCGGTTGCAACAGGAGCCCGCACTGCAGGAAGAGGTCAGCCGCTGGCAGACAATGCTCGGCCATATGGACCACGCGGTGCAACCCGTTGTCCCTTCTGCCGACGTCTGGCAAAAAATCCTGCGTGACCTGCCAGCCGAAAAACGCGCGCGGATGCCATTCCGCTGGCATTACCTCGGCTGGGCGCTGGCCGCGTCCTTCGCCGGCGCGCTGATCGTCAACATCAATCAACAACCCGCCTCTTTGCAGGCCGTTGCCGTGCTGAACAGCAGCGGGAGCCAGCAGGGTTCCTGGGTGGTTGCGCTGAATCAGGCCCGGAGCGAGCTGACGCTGCAGGCAATTAATGCCAGCGCGCTGCCCGCGAAGCAAAGCCTGGAACTGTGGCTGATCCCGCCGGGACAAAAGCCGCAGTCATTGGGGCTGGTTGATCCCACGCGCATCACGCGCATCGCCTTGAACAGCAACCGACTCAGCGACCTGCCGCTGCTGGCCATCAGCCTTGAGCCGCAGGGCGGTTCACCCACCGGCCAACCCACGGGTCCGGTGGTGTTTAGCGGCAAGGTTTCGTCAATCTGA
- the ppdD gene encoding prepilin peptidase-dependent pilin, with protein MKQQQGFTLIELMIVIAIIAILSAIGLPAYQGYLQKAALTDMLQTALPYKTAVDLCAIEHGGFGNCSEGSNGIPNGKGSRYVAAVGINAGVISLTGQESLSDLRVAMRPDWDAAQGQISWQRSCSSAQASLKEACENVFRFDDDSSGVSE; from the coding sequence ATGAAACAGCAGCAAGGATTTACTCTGATCGAGCTGATGATCGTTATTGCCATCATCGCGATTTTAAGTGCCATTGGCTTGCCGGCGTATCAGGGCTATCTGCAAAAAGCGGCGCTCACCGATATGCTGCAAACCGCGCTTCCCTATAAAACTGCCGTCGATCTCTGTGCCATTGAGCATGGCGGGTTTGGCAATTGCAGTGAGGGAAGTAACGGTATCCCCAACGGCAAAGGATCGCGGTATGTCGCGGCGGTGGGCATTAATGCCGGGGTGATTTCACTGACCGGACAGGAGAGCCTCAGCGATCTGCGGGTCGCCATGCGACCTGACTGGGATGCGGCGCAAGGTCAAATCAGCTGGCAACGCAGTTGCAGCAGCGCCCAGGCAAGCCTGAAAGAAGCCTGTGAGAATGTCTTCCGCTTCGATGACGATAGCAGCGGGGTGTCAGAATGA
- the hofC gene encoding protein transport protein HofC — protein sequence MAEPYLFRWQAMDQSGRLVEGALFCQSQQEVMDRLLADGLMPLSLSAAKRYRAREWQWAQKIAFFRQLATLLKAGLTLSASLNLLAEEHPHPGWQALFRQLENNVAEGMPFSDALALWPQVFPPLFPALMYVGELTGRIDECCLQLACQQERQQQLQKKVTKALRYPLFILSLALLVSIGMLVFVLPEFMSVYQAFNAPLPAFTAGVIALSGGLQHYGFQLLVGLTVLAFSWRWQTKRSPEWQKREQRWLLALPLTGKLYQGGLLSRIFMTLALTQQAGLTLLQSLQAVEKTLTSLLWREAIQQLQQHIATGYPLYQALKQHPLFSPVCYQLIKVGEESGSLDSMLVRLGELHEDMTHELADNLAAALEPMMMVITGVLVGALVIAMYLPIFNLGDALG from the coding sequence ATGGCTGAACCTTACCTGTTTCGCTGGCAGGCGATGGATCAAAGCGGCAGGTTGGTTGAAGGTGCCCTGTTTTGCCAAAGCCAGCAGGAGGTGATGGATCGCCTGCTGGCTGACGGGCTAATGCCACTGTCGCTCTCTGCCGCTAAACGCTACCGGGCGCGTGAGTGGCAATGGGCGCAGAAAATTGCCTTCTTTCGTCAGCTGGCGACGCTGTTGAAGGCCGGTCTGACCCTGTCTGCCAGTCTGAATCTGCTGGCGGAAGAGCATCCTCATCCCGGTTGGCAGGCATTGTTCAGGCAGCTGGAAAACAACGTGGCGGAAGGCATGCCCTTTTCTGACGCGCTGGCGCTGTGGCCGCAGGTCTTCCCACCGCTGTTTCCGGCATTGATGTACGTTGGCGAGTTAACCGGCAGGATCGATGAGTGCTGTCTGCAACTGGCCTGTCAGCAGGAGCGCCAGCAGCAACTGCAAAAGAAGGTGACGAAAGCGCTACGCTACCCTTTGTTTATCCTGTCGCTGGCTCTGTTGGTCAGCATTGGCATGCTGGTGTTTGTGCTGCCGGAATTTATGTCTGTCTATCAGGCTTTCAATGCGCCGCTACCGGCGTTCACTGCGGGCGTCATCGCGCTTTCAGGGGGGTTACAGCATTACGGTTTTCAGTTGCTGGTAGGTCTGACGGTTCTGGCCTTCAGCTGGCGCTGGCAGACCAAACGCTCCCCGGAATGGCAAAAGAGGGAGCAGCGCTGGCTGTTAGCCTTACCGCTAACGGGCAAGCTGTATCAGGGCGGGCTGTTAAGCCGGATATTTATGACGCTGGCACTGACGCAGCAGGCCGGGCTGACACTGCTACAAAGCTTGCAGGCGGTGGAGAAAACGCTGACCTCATTGCTGTGGCGTGAAGCGATCCAGCAGCTTCAACAGCACATTGCCACTGGCTATCCGCTTTACCAGGCCCTGAAGCAACATCCGCTTTTCAGCCCGGTGTGTTATCAGCTGATAAAAGTGGGTGAAGAGTCTGGCTCACTGGACAGCATGCTGGTACGGCTGGGAGAATTACATGAAGATATGACGCATGAGCTGGCAGACAATCTGGCCGCCGCGCTGGAACCGATGATGATGGTGATTACCGGGGTGCTGGTGGGCGCGTTGGTCATTGCTATGTATCTGCCCATCTTCAATCTGGGGGATGCGTTGGGATAA
- a CDS encoding fasciclin domain-containing protein yields the protein MKTIVRTALCASLLFSGVAMADSMSNNVMVGGSAMFPSKNIVENAVNSKDHTTLVAAVKAAGLVDTLQSKGPFTVFAPTNAAFAKLPAGTVDNLLKPENKAMLTSVLTYHVVAGNYDMKMLEKKIKQGKGHAELKTVNGQPLWIMSNGPHNIQLKDGQGNVANISTYDVHQSNGVIDVIDTVLMPK from the coding sequence ATGAAAACAATCGTTCGCACGGCGCTTTGCGCATCATTACTGTTCAGCGGTGTCGCCATGGCTGACTCGATGAGCAACAACGTTATGGTCGGCGGCTCTGCGATGTTCCCGTCAAAAAACATCGTTGAAAATGCGGTGAATTCCAAAGATCACACCACGCTGGTGGCGGCAGTTAAAGCGGCTGGCCTGGTCGATACCCTGCAGAGCAAAGGCCCGTTCACGGTCTTCGCACCGACCAATGCCGCGTTTGCCAAACTGCCTGCGGGTACCGTCGACAACCTGCTGAAGCCGGAAAATAAAGCCATGCTGACCAGCGTGCTGACCTATCACGTGGTTGCGGGCAACTATGACATGAAGATGTTAGAGAAAAAGATTAAACAGGGTAAAGGCCATGCCGAGCTGAAAACCGTTAACGGTCAGCCGCTGTGGATTATGAGTAACGGCCCGCACAATATTCAGCTGAAAGATGGTCAGGGAAATGTCGCTAATATCAGCACCTACGATGTTCATCAAAGTAACGGCGTAATCGACGTAATTGATACCGTGCTGATGCCGAAATAA
- the nadC gene encoding carboxylating nicotinate-nucleotide diphosphorylase, whose protein sequence is MTTRRYDPDSRRTALLERVEDDIPPSVAQALREDLGGEIDPCKDITASLLPAEATSHAVVITREAGIFCGKRWVEEVFIQLGNKTQILWHVEDGDAIAADQPLFEITGPSALILTAERTALNFVQTLSGVATEVSRYVAILEGTRTQLLDTRKTLPGLRTALKYAVLCGGGANHRLGLSDAFLIKENHIIATGSIRDAVEKAFWLHPDVPVEVEVESLDELTQALAAGADIVMLDNFTVEQMREAVKQTDGNALLEVSGNVTDETLRIFAETGVDYISVGALTKHVRALDLSMRFK, encoded by the coding sequence ATGACTACCCGCCGCTACGATCCGGACAGCCGCCGCACGGCATTGCTGGAACGTGTTGAGGATGATATTCCCCCAAGTGTTGCTCAGGCCCTGCGTGAAGATCTGGGAGGCGAAATTGACCCCTGCAAAGATATCACCGCCAGCCTGTTACCTGCCGAAGCAACCTCGCATGCCGTTGTTATTACTCGCGAAGCGGGTATTTTTTGCGGCAAGCGTTGGGTGGAGGAAGTGTTTATCCAACTCGGCAATAAAACCCAGATCCTCTGGCATGTTGAGGACGGTGATGCAATCGCCGCCGATCAACCGTTGTTCGAAATCACCGGCCCTTCTGCATTGATCCTTACGGCAGAACGCACGGCGCTGAATTTTGTGCAGACGCTGTCTGGCGTGGCGACGGAAGTCAGCCGCTATGTGGCGATCCTTGAAGGAACCCGCACCCAGCTGCTGGATACCCGGAAAACCCTGCCGGGCCTGAGAACGGCCCTGAAATATGCGGTGCTCTGTGGCGGCGGCGCTAACCATCGCCTGGGGCTTTCTGACGCGTTCCTGATTAAAGAGAATCATATTATTGCCACCGGTTCGATTCGCGATGCCGTGGAAAAAGCCTTCTGGCTGCATCCGGATGTCCCGGTTGAAGTCGAAGTCGAGTCTTTGGACGAGTTGACCCAGGCGCTGGCTGCCGGTGCAGATATCGTGATGCTGGATAACTTCACCGTTGAGCAGATGCGTGAAGCCGTGAAGCAAACCGACGGCAACGCGCTGCTTGAGGTCTCCGGCAATGTCACCGATGAAACGCTGCGGATCTTTGCGGAAACCGGCGTCGACTACATCTCGGTCGGGGCGTTGACCAAACACGTCCGTGCGTTAGATCTTTCAATGCGCTTCAAATAA